Proteins from one Dethiosulfovibrio peptidovorans genomic window:
- a CDS encoding ATP-dependent Clp protease ATP-binding protein ClpC — protein sequence MWQFFTERSKKVIQLAHREALRMGHEIIGTEHLLIGLAMEQGGMAAQILTSVGISLNDLIAALESSVSLNDPIEIPKDLPLSPRAKRVLDLSIREARDMGINYVGTEHMLLGLFAEGNGLAVQVLRSMGLEPEYGKTEILRFISGGGTDSVAASFKEKKARNRTPILDQSGMDLTEMAGKGELDPVVGRAKEIRRVIQVLSRRTKNNPVLIGDPGVGKTAIVEGLAQKILLGDIPEGLRDKRVIQLNMGNLVAGTKYRGEFEERMRKLVIELRECQDVVLFIDEIHTIVGAGGAEGAIDAANILKPSLARGEFQVVGATTLEEYRRHIEKDAALERRFQPVKVDEPTWDDAIRIMEGLRDRYESHHKVTITDQALEAAVRFSSRYITDRFLPDKSIDLIDESAARVRLDTMELPETLREIENKLDRIRKEKELAVNSQAFEKAAALRDHERAVADDLERSRRDWVVIQSKTVPVLTEDDVAKVVSEWTGIPVQQLTEAESQRLIRMEEELHHRLIGQDAAVTAVARAIRRARGGLKNPRRPVGSFLFLGPTGVGKTEMARALAEFLFGSEDSLITLDMSEFMERHEVSKLIGAPPGYVGHESGGKLTERVRRRPYSVILFDEVEKASPDVFNILLQILEDGRLTDGQGQAVDFRNTVVIMTSNIGARNIVKRQGFGFSAENTEGFSDWSNVTKGIDEEVRKAFQPEFLNRIDEQVIFTPLSKHEMLAIVDVMLDDVRARLSEKGIHLSVSAKAKDFLLEQGYQPQYGARPLRRTLQRFLEDSLTDMILDGRLVEGGRARVGAARGRLSFRCVHPKAESCSKD from the coding sequence ATGTGGCAGTTTTTTACAGAAAGAAGTAAAAAAGTCATTCAGCTGGCTCATCGGGAAGCTCTTAGGATGGGACACGAGATCATCGGAACGGAGCACCTCCTTATAGGACTGGCGATGGAGCAAGGTGGCATGGCCGCTCAAATTTTGACGTCCGTCGGTATCTCCCTGAACGACCTGATCGCTGCTTTAGAGTCCAGTGTCTCCCTGAATGATCCCATTGAGATTCCTAAGGATCTTCCTTTAAGTCCTCGGGCAAAGCGGGTTCTGGACCTCTCCATTCGCGAGGCTCGGGATATGGGCATCAATTATGTGGGTACTGAACACATGCTATTAGGGCTTTTCGCGGAGGGTAATGGGCTGGCAGTCCAGGTGCTTCGTTCTATGGGGCTTGAACCTGAATACGGTAAAACTGAGATTTTGCGGTTTATATCGGGAGGAGGCACCGACAGCGTTGCCGCCAGCTTCAAGGAGAAAAAAGCTCGAAACCGAACTCCCATTCTGGATCAATCGGGAATGGATCTGACGGAGATGGCGGGGAAGGGGGAGCTTGACCCTGTCGTCGGTCGAGCTAAAGAGATTCGGAGGGTCATCCAGGTCCTCTCCCGTCGTACCAAGAACAATCCAGTTCTTATCGGTGATCCTGGAGTAGGAAAAACGGCCATAGTGGAGGGCCTCGCTCAAAAAATTCTGCTTGGAGACATTCCCGAAGGCCTTCGGGACAAGCGGGTTATTCAGCTTAACATGGGGAATCTGGTTGCTGGGACCAAATACCGAGGAGAATTTGAGGAACGGATGCGAAAATTGGTCATTGAACTTCGAGAATGTCAAGATGTCGTGCTGTTTATCGATGAGATTCACACCATCGTGGGGGCTGGCGGGGCAGAGGGAGCCATCGATGCGGCCAACATCCTCAAGCCGAGCCTTGCTCGGGGAGAGTTTCAAGTCGTTGGAGCCACGACATTGGAGGAGTATCGCCGCCACATCGAAAAGGATGCCGCCCTTGAGCGTCGCTTTCAGCCCGTCAAGGTGGATGAGCCGACCTGGGACGACGCCATCCGGATCATGGAGGGCCTTCGAGATCGTTATGAATCCCACCACAAGGTAACCATAACCGATCAAGCCCTGGAGGCCGCTGTTCGATTCTCATCGCGATATATCACCGACCGGTTTCTTCCCGATAAGAGTATCGACCTGATAGACGAGTCGGCTGCCCGTGTACGTCTTGACACCATGGAACTTCCCGAAACTCTGAGGGAGATAGAGAACAAGCTTGATCGTATTCGCAAAGAGAAGGAATTAGCGGTTAATTCTCAGGCATTCGAGAAGGCTGCTGCCCTTCGGGATCATGAAAGGGCTGTCGCTGATGACCTGGAACGATCCCGTCGAGACTGGGTTGTTATACAGAGCAAAACCGTACCGGTTCTTACCGAGGACGATGTGGCTAAAGTCGTCTCCGAGTGGACAGGGATCCCCGTCCAGCAACTGACTGAGGCTGAGTCTCAGCGGCTGATTCGCATGGAGGAGGAACTCCATCACCGTCTGATCGGGCAAGATGCCGCAGTGACCGCTGTGGCCCGGGCTATACGTCGAGCTCGGGGAGGGCTCAAGAATCCCAGACGTCCGGTGGGAAGCTTTCTGTTCCTGGGGCCTACGGGAGTCGGAAAAACCGAGATGGCAAGGGCACTGGCCGAGTTTCTCTTTGGATCGGAGGATTCGTTGATAACCCTGGATATGAGCGAGTTTATGGAACGTCATGAGGTCTCTAAACTAATTGGGGCCCCTCCAGGATACGTAGGACATGAAAGCGGCGGCAAATTGACCGAACGAGTGCGGCGTCGTCCCTATTCGGTAATCCTTTTTGATGAGGTGGAGAAAGCCAGCCCGGACGTATTCAACATCTTGCTTCAGATCCTGGAGGACGGGCGCTTGACCGATGGTCAAGGGCAGGCGGTAGATTTTCGAAACACCGTCGTCATAATGACCAGCAACATAGGGGCCCGAAACATCGTTAAACGCCAGGGTTTCGGTTTTTCCGCCGAAAACACAGAGGGATTTTCCGACTGGAGCAACGTGACAAAGGGCATCGACGAGGAGGTGCGCAAGGCATTTCAACCCGAGTTCCTGAATCGAATCGATGAACAAGTTATCTTCACTCCGTTGAGTAAACACGAGATGCTGGCTATCGTGGATGTCATGCTGGACGATGTTCGAGCTCGCCTCTCCGAGAAGGGCATCCACCTGAGCGTATCAGCCAAGGCGAAGGATTTTCTTCTGGAACAGGGATATCAGCCTCAATATGGTGCACGCCCCCTCAGACGGACCCTCCAACGGTTTCTGGAAGACTCTCTTACCGATATGATTTTGGATGGTCGGCTCGTTGAAGGGGGAAGGGCCCGAGTGGGGGCAGCCCGGGGACGGCTCTCGTTTCGATGTGTTCACCCCAAAGCCGAGAGCTGTTCTAAAGACTAG
- the plsY gene encoding acyl-phosphate glycerol 3-phosphate acyltransferase, whose product MIFNYLLWLILGYLAGSFPTAYVVASRFRGVDIRTLGSGNVGATNLGRLMGRRWAVIVALTDMLKGGFAVLMVGYWGGSDTLVALVAVASVFGHNYPVWLGFRGGKGVSTTYGTLFFSAPWGSMIAIPLAGMVWWGLLRITRYVSLASVGSLYAMALFLFLISPSLGWAGLFLSLLSTWRHRSNLRRIVAGQEEKVENCGFKGRC is encoded by the coding sequence ATGATATTCAACTATCTTCTTTGGCTCATTCTGGGATATTTGGCTGGCTCTTTCCCAACGGCTTATGTTGTGGCCTCCCGCTTCCGAGGTGTTGATATTCGAACTCTGGGGTCGGGAAACGTCGGGGCCACCAATCTGGGGCGTCTCATGGGGAGACGATGGGCTGTTATCGTTGCTCTCACCGACATGTTGAAGGGGGGCTTCGCGGTCCTGATGGTCGGATACTGGGGGGGCTCCGATACTCTCGTCGCTTTGGTCGCTGTAGCCTCGGTTTTTGGGCATAACTACCCAGTCTGGTTGGGTTTCCGAGGGGGCAAGGGAGTATCCACAACGTATGGTACCCTGTTCTTCTCGGCTCCGTGGGGTTCTATGATAGCGATACCTCTGGCGGGAATGGTCTGGTGGGGATTGCTTCGGATTACCAGGTACGTCTCCCTGGCTTCCGTGGGCTCCCTGTATGCCATGGCCCTGTTTTTGTTTTTGATCTCCCCTTCACTTGGTTGGGCCGGCCTTTTCCTCTCCCTTCTCTCTACCTGGAGGCATAGAAGCAACCTGAGGCGAATTGTAGCCGGTCAGGAGGAAAAGGTAGAGAACTGTGGTTTTAAGGGGAGATGTTGA
- a CDS encoding CtsR family transcriptional regulator — MRSLTEVIESHIIELIEENDEDGISLRRKELAERFGCVPSQINYVLRSRFTPERGYLIESQRGGHGYIRILRICYDMPEDRVRHLENLVGDVITEQEARRLLISLQSRGLLNLRERLLIEVALRHVSDMGESVFDISQYKRNALQAELLKRMLRSLVLS, encoded by the coding sequence GTGAGAAGTCTCACCGAGGTCATAGAAAGTCATATCATCGAACTTATTGAGGAAAACGACGAGGACGGCATATCTCTTCGTCGTAAGGAACTTGCCGAACGTTTTGGTTGTGTTCCCAGTCAGATAAATTACGTGCTTCGAAGTCGCTTTACTCCCGAGCGAGGATACCTGATCGAGAGTCAAAGAGGAGGCCATGGATATATCCGTATCCTTCGGATTTGTTATGACATGCCTGAGGATCGAGTGCGCCATCTGGAAAATCTGGTGGGCGATGTGATCACCGAGCAGGAAGCACGCCGGCTTCTTATATCGCTCCAGTCCAGAGGTTTGTTGAATCTGAGAGAGCGTCTCCTTATCGAGGTGGCTCTTCGACATGTGAGCGATATGGGTGAATCGGTCTTCGACATTTCTCAGTATAAACGGAACGCCCTTCAGGCGGAACTCCTCAAGAGAATGCTCCGAAGCCTTGTCCTGTCATAA
- a CDS encoding potassium ABC transporter ATPase yields MKPGNKTILRQFFPESIASQILELSSATVSLSGGVDSSAVLALLAGVMPQGSLRAVIFDSFLHPQEERERAEILSRALDVPYILITGPEMSAPLVVSNHEDRCAICKELRIQALIHFCETEGIATLVDGTNADDLRDPTRAGNRVLARYPVFSPLALAGLSKAGVRALARELEIPWWNSSATACLATRFPVGSELDPQEAQKVGNAERDLQNAGFDVRLRAWAGAVCLEFPPEIGETQIVPRGRILEILSPYDFHRIMVDLEGYRTGRVWP; encoded by the coding sequence ATGAAACCCGGAAACAAAACGATCCTTCGCCAATTTTTTCCCGAATCGATAGCGTCTCAAATCTTGGAACTATCGTCGGCAACCGTCTCCCTTTCTGGAGGGGTAGACAGCTCGGCGGTTTTGGCTCTTTTGGCTGGGGTCATGCCTCAGGGCTCCCTGCGGGCTGTTATCTTCGATTCTTTTCTTCATCCTCAGGAAGAACGAGAGCGGGCCGAGATTCTAAGCCGAGCCTTAGACGTTCCCTACATTCTGATTACCGGCCCTGAGATGAGCGCCCCTCTGGTGGTCTCCAACCATGAAGATCGGTGTGCCATCTGTAAGGAGCTTCGGATACAGGCCCTGATTCACTTCTGCGAGACAGAGGGCATCGCCACCCTGGTGGACGGTACTAATGCAGACGACCTTCGGGATCCAACCAGAGCTGGAAACCGCGTTCTTGCCCGGTATCCTGTATTCAGTCCTCTGGCTCTGGCAGGACTGTCCAAGGCAGGTGTTCGGGCTCTGGCCAGAGAGCTTGAAATTCCATGGTGGAACAGTTCGGCTACGGCCTGCCTGGCGACTCGTTTTCCCGTGGGGAGCGAGCTCGATCCTCAGGAAGCTCAAAAGGTCGGCAACGCCGAGCGGGATCTGCAAAACGCCGGATTTGACGTTCGATTGCGGGCATGGGCCGGAGCTGTCTGTCTTGAATTTCCCCCGGAAATAGGGGAGACTCAGATCGTCCCACGGGGTCGAATTCTGGAGATATTATCCCCTTATGATTTTCATCGGATCATGGTGGACCTGGAGGGATATCGAACTGGCCGTGTCTGGCCATAA
- a CDS encoding 30S ribosomal protein S4, which translates to MSKNTNRKNLPKGKMVRRFGVNVFGNSKYDKLLAKKSAASGNSKRRPAKLSIYGQQLLEKQKIRFAYGVSEKQLRAVYAKAKKQGGVTGHNMLVLLESRLDNVVYRLGLCSTRPQARQLVRHGHFTVNGRKLDIPSAMVYPGDEIAVVEKSREMKVLRENAEVAAAVSKPAWLTLNGMAGKIERLPERQEIPTIADEQIVVEYYAK; encoded by the coding sequence ATGTCGAAGAATACGAACAGAAAAAACCTCCCTAAGGGGAAGATGGTACGTCGTTTTGGTGTGAACGTCTTTGGAAACAGTAAATACGACAAGCTTCTAGCCAAGAAAAGCGCAGCTTCTGGGAACAGCAAGCGTCGCCCCGCCAAGTTATCCATCTATGGGCAGCAGCTTCTCGAAAAACAGAAGATCCGATTTGCTTACGGGGTCAGCGAGAAACAGCTTCGGGCGGTCTATGCCAAGGCCAAGAAACAGGGCGGTGTTACCGGTCATAATATGTTAGTTCTTCTGGAGTCTCGGCTGGATAATGTGGTCTATCGTCTTGGTCTGTGCTCCACCAGACCTCAGGCCAGACAGCTCGTCCGCCATGGTCATTTTACGGTTAATGGCAGGAAGCTTGATATTCCCAGTGCTATGGTATACCCAGGAGATGAGATAGCTGTCGTGGAGAAAAGCCGTGAGATGAAGGTCCTGCGTGAGAACGCGGAAGTTGCTGCTGCGGTCTCCAAGCCTGCGTGGCTTACTCTTAACGGCATGGCAGGAAAGATCGAACGACTTCCTGAACGCCAGGAAATTCCTACCATCGCTGACGAGCAGATCGTCGTCGAGTACTACGCTAAGTAA
- a CDS encoding 1-(5-phosphoribosyl)-5-amino-4-imidazole-carboxylate carboxylase → MDAKELLRLAQSLKTGELSPKDFVDKIKIEPFQDLGDVKFDHHRLLRRGIAEIVYCPGKSDAQLESIAEALTERQGTFLFSRIREEQVELLAKLLPDIRYHPRGSLAALVREEEDDASSVGVTVVAAGSSDIPVAEEAALTAEYLNCTVTRLYDIGVAGVHRLLAHVETLMASRVIIAVAGMEGALPSVVAGLVSCPVIAVPTSVGYGANFGGLSALLTMINSCATGVVVVNIDNGLGAGCTAAMIARQSQ, encoded by the coding sequence ATGGATGCAAAAGAACTCTTACGACTTGCCCAATCCCTCAAGACAGGGGAGCTTTCTCCGAAGGATTTTGTGGATAAGATCAAGATCGAACCATTTCAGGATCTGGGTGATGTGAAATTCGATCACCATCGCCTCCTCCGTCGGGGCATAGCCGAAATTGTCTACTGTCCTGGCAAGAGCGATGCTCAGCTTGAATCCATTGCTGAAGCCTTGACTGAACGTCAGGGGACCTTCCTTTTTTCCCGGATTCGGGAGGAACAAGTCGAGCTTCTCGCCAAGTTGCTGCCCGATATCCGGTATCATCCCAGGGGATCCTTGGCCGCCCTTGTTCGGGAAGAAGAGGATGACGCCTCCTCAGTTGGCGTAACCGTCGTCGCTGCCGGAAGCAGCGATATTCCCGTTGCGGAGGAAGCCGCCTTGACCGCCGAATACCTCAATTGTACGGTCACTCGGTTATACGACATAGGTGTTGCTGGGGTTCACCGATTGCTGGCTCATGTGGAGACTCTGATGGCCTCTCGGGTTATCATTGCTGTGGCAGGAATGGAGGGAGCTCTTCCCAGCGTTGTCGCAGGTCTCGTGTCCTGTCCTGTTATCGCTGTCCCCACGAGCGTTGGTTATGGAGCCAATTTCGGGGGACTCTCGGCCCTGTTGACCATGATCAACTCCTGCGCTACCGGCGTGGTGGTCGTCAATATAGACAATGGCCTCGGAGCCGGATGTACCGCCGCGATGATTGCCCGTCAGAGCCAATGA